The genomic segment CTAACAAAATATGGCGCATAATTTATATAAATTTGAATATTAGCGCATAAAAAAATACCTTGAATTTTGACTCATTTTTTGATACATTACGCCGCAAAGATTATGTGGTATAGGGTATATTTACAAACATCCATCGGCTTTTATGAGTTGGCGTTTATTACCATGTACTCACCTTATTCTCAGAAGGAGCGGATATGACAGGTAGAAATAGGGCGTTTATCCTTATTGCTTCTCTCTTTATTCTCCTTATAACCGGTTGCGAAAGCAATGTGGACAAGGTTAAGAATTACAAAAGGAGTAAAGTTGAGAAGATAACCTTTAGTGAAGTATTCACAAAAGCTTTTGATAATGGCGCCTGGACAGAGCTGAAAGAAAAAGACAATTTTGGCAATACCCTGGTTCAGTTTACCGGTAAGATCTCACAAGGGTTACATGATTATTCGGTCGACAAACTGTCAAGAGCCGGGGATCGCTTCATTTTCAGCACTGCTTGCCATTACCTGGCTTCGGAAATCCAGAAAGGGGTAGTTGCGCAGGATACCGATATCACGTTTGATATCAGCAAATATCCGATCGGAAAGCTTGGCCTGGTATTCAACGACCGGATGGAGGATTATCTGGGCTCCGAGGATAACAAGGATAGAGTGAATACCCTTATTGATTTTTACAAAAAGAAGTATTTTGAAACCGATACAGACGTTACCATCCAGTTCTCGGTGATATATAAGGGTAAAATCATAAAAATATATACTGCACAGAACAAGAACTGGGAATTTGATATGATGTTCAACAGTAACCTGGATAATGTCTTGAAAGTGATTTTCGATTATGCCATGAATATTAAATGATGTGGAACAGCAGGGAAATTTATTTGAAGGGAATGTAAGGGGATTCCCTTTCAGGGAGCTTGAATTTTTTACATATTGCATTATTACCAAAGTAAAAATTTTTAAACTGATATGAATTTTTTGTTGCATTTTTTTCTTAAAAACTATTTATTTTTTGCAATGTCGATGAAAATAATGCAAGGATGAACCGGTTTTTTTCCTGTTTTATACGGGGAGCGGTATAAACAATCATAAGGACTGTTTTGAATTTATTTAAGTATTTCATTGTTTTTGTTACACCAAGAAAGGGTGGAAAATGTTTAAAAAGGGATGTGTTTTAATCCTGGGGGGGTTGCTGGTACTGTCATTCATCAACGGATGTGGAGACAACGTTTCTAGATCAAAAGGGAAAAAATGGGAAGGCACCAAGATAACACTGGAAACAGTATTTACCACAGCTTTCGACAATTTGACCTGGACACCGGGGCAGAATGTAATGAATGAGGTGTTGTCTCCAACCGCTTTCGGTATGCAGGAAGGGCTTAAAAACCAGGTGGTGGTCAAAGGCAAGATGTCGCAGGCAATTCACGATTACATGGTTGACCAGCTTAATAAAACAAGCCAGGTGGCGGCTTTCACCGAGGCGCTGCGGTTTGCTGTAAAACTGAACAAGGATGGAAAACTAGCCCAGGACCCTCTAGCGAAATTTGATCTCAAAGCATATCCAGTTAGTGACAATGGAGAAGTTGATGTCGACAAGGCGGAAAGTTTTCTCTATTCTGAGGATAACAAGGACAAGGTCGATGCGCTCTTGACCTGGTTCAAGAAGAGATACTGGGAACCCGGAACGGATGTCATGATAGTACTTTCTCTTGTGGCCCGTGGCCAGGTTATTAAAATTTCCTATGCTAAGAATTCGTTCTGGGATAACGATGTCAAGTACACCAATCATACCGAAATTATTATGAATGCCATTTTCCAATACGTTCAGAACACTTCTGCCAAAAAGTAAAAATCGTTTCACAGTCATAAACCGGAAGGGACTGAAAAAATCAGTCCCTTTTTGATCTAATATCATTATTCGCTCACCAGATGCCGATGCCCTGCTTTATATACCCGGATTTTTATCCGCTCCACAAGGGTGACATGGACCGCAGCCTGGCTACCAGCGGCGGAAGAACCTCGATCACATTTTCCACCTCCGATTCCGTGTTCTCGAAACCGAGGGTAAAAAGAACCGATGCATTGGCGAGGGCATGGTCGAGCCCGATAGCGTTCAGCACATGAGAACTTTTTAGCGCCTTGTCCGCGCACGATGAACCCGAGGCGGCAAGTATCCCTTTTGCGGCCAGGCTGAACAGCATGGATTCGCCCTCGACAGCTTCCACGCTGATGTGAACATTCCCGGGAAGCCTCATCGCGCGGTCTCCGTTTATCACGAGCTTGGGAATGGAAGCCTCCAGTCCGAAAGTGAGCCGGTCGCGAAGCCGGGTTGTCGCCGCTATCCTGTTAGGCATGTGCCGCATGGCAAGCTCCGCCGCCCTGCCCATTCCCGCTATGGCGGGGACATTTTCCGTTCCGGCCCTCCGGCCCCGTTCCTGGATACCGCCATCGATGAGAGAATAGGTGCGTACACCCTTCCGGATGTAAAGGGCTCCGGCGCCTTTCGGCCCATAGAATGCATTCGCCGCCAGGGAGAGCATATCCACCCCTAGATCTTTGACAGAGACCGGGATTGTTCCGGCGGTCTGGATAGCATCGGTGTGGAAAAATGCCCCCTTTTCTTTCACCAGTGCTGCGATTTCCCGAATCGGCTCGATGACGCCGATTTCATTGGAAGCCTGCATCACCGATACCAGCACCGTATCATTCCTTATCGCGGAGGCCACCGCATCCGGATCGGCAAACCCTTTACTGTCCACACCGACCGTGGTCACCTCCCAACCCATACGTGAGAGCGACCGCGCCGCATTCAGAACAGACTGGTGCTCGATCGCGGACACCACGATATGCCGGCCTTTTTTCTCGTTGGCCCAGACGCATCCTTTCAGCGCCATATTATTTGATTCGGAACCGCACGAAGTGAAATATATCTCAGCCGGTGCTGCTTCGATGAGGGCGGCTACCTGCTCCCTGGCTTTATCCAGGGCTTCACGGGGAGTGCCTCCTTTCGGGTGAATACTCGAAGGATTGCCGAATTCCATGCCAAAATAGGGGAGCATTGCATCGAACACTTCCGGAAGAAGCCGCGTTCCTGCGGCATTATCCATATAAATTTCCGCCATATTCTGCCTCTCTTGTTATGGATCTAAAGGGTGATGGGGATCTCTCTTTCCTGACATGACTACATATTTTATTGCGTTTCTTTTCAAAATAGATGCGGCAACGGTTTCATCGTTCCCGCGAAGCGGCAACAAGTTCGGCATGGCACTTGTCATCCTGAACTCGTTTCAGGATCCAAACTCTCAAAACATGCTCAATTATTCTGTAAAATAAAAAATATTTCATTGAAAGAGAACACAATTCATACCTTGATATTTATTGTTTTTTTCAGTATAATCGGAAGGAGATGCTGTGAAACGGTTTCATCGTTCCCGAGAAGCGGCAACGGATTCGGAAGAAGGAGGGTTTTAGTGGCTCAGATTGACAAGCTCTTTTATCTGTTAAAAGAAAAGAAAGGCTCGGACCTGCATATCAGTGTGGGGGCGCCGCCTCTTATCCGCATAGCCGGTGATCTGACCCCGGTTACCAACGCCATTCTTCCCCAGGCTGAGACCAAAAAGCTGCTCTATGAAATCATGTCAGAGAATCAGCAGGAGCGGTTCGAGGAGAGGATGGAGCTGGACTTTGCCTATGCGATTTCCGGCCTGGCCAGGTTTCGATGTAATATCTTTTTGCAGCAGCGCGGAATCGCCGCAGTATTCCGTATTATACCGGAAGAAATTCTTTCAGTTGAACAATTGAAAATTCCCCCGCAGATTATCAATTTCGCCAAACTGCACCGTGGGCTGATTCTCTGCACCGGTCCGACCGGCAGCGGCAAATCCACTACCCTGGCAGCTCTGGTAGATTATGTAAATCAAAACCGTCAGGAACACATCATTACAGTCGAGGATCCAATAGAGTTTGTACATCTGAACAAGAAATGCCTGGTAAACCAGCGTGAGCTGGGGGCGCATACCGAATCCTTCGCGGCGGCATTAAAATCAGCGCTTCGTGAGGATCCTGATGTTATTCTTGTGGGAGAAATGCGTGATCTGGAGACCATTCAGCTTGCTCTTACCGCCGCCGAGACAGGGCATCTTGTTTTCGGGACCCTTCATACCTCGAGTGCGGCCAAAACCATCGACCGTATTATCGACGTATTTCCCTCCGGGCAGCAGGGGCAGGTGCGTTCCATGCTATCTGAATCCCTGAAAGGGGTTATGGCCCAGACCCTGATGAAAAAGATCGGGGGAGGACGTATCGCCGCCATCGAAATCATGATCGGGAATCCGGCTATCGGAAACCTGATCCGCGAGGAAAAAACCTTTCAGATCAACTCTGTTTTGCAGACTTCTAAAGCCGAAGGTATGCAGACTCTGGATATGGCGCTTTATGACCTCTGCCAGAAAAAGCTCATCACGGTCAATGACAGTATCGATTATGCAGCGGATAAAAAAGCCATGCGCGCCCAGTTGGGTCAGAAATAAAACAAGCAAAAATGTAAATGTGATGTGATATCCGGGTTATATTTTTTGGTTCTTCTCCAAAAGAGTTGGTAAAGAAATTTACTTATAAGGGTTGCATTGAGGAAATGATATCAATCCAACCCTGAATTGAAATATGTTGTTAGTTGCTGTCAAGCCCAAGCAAGTCAGCCTTCGGCTGAGGCTTGACAGATTGAGGTCTGCTTAGATTATTTACGTAACAAAACTTTTTTTATCCCTAACGATGCAAAGTTCCCCTTCGGGGGATTTAGGGGGCTGCCACTCAAAGAGTTATCTCATTTTGCACTGCAAAATTTACCAACTCTTTTGGAGAAGAACCTATTTTTTTAAATTTATTTTAAAAATATTTTTATCAGATGATACAACTGCTTGTGGATAGGCGAAAGGCAAATCTATATATTGGTTATTCTTCAATTCAAAACCTTTATTATCACACATCGAGCGGTCCAGGATGAAAAAAAATTACTTGACAGGATGTGGCAGGATGGATAGATTTATTGCTAAATGCGGTTTTATCTACATAAAAAATCTTGCGTTCTGCCAATATTTTTTTCCCAAAATCTCATGGGGGTGAGTTGCCCCCATTTTTTTGTGGGTTTTTGATACGATACTGCTTATAAGGGATTTTCAGCCATGCAGCTCTACCGCAGAGAGACGAGTGCTATAGGCCTGGATATCGGGTCCAGCATGATTAAAGCAGCGAAAATGACTTTGAGGGGCAAGCGGTATTACTTCGAAAACTACGCCCTGGAACCGGTCGAGGAGGGAGTCATTCAGTCCGGAGAGATCAAGAACCCCTCCAGTCTTGCCCAGTCTGCCCTGAAAGCGGTCAGAAAGTGCGATCCCCATATGAAAGAAGTGGTAATTGCCTTGCCCAACTCCTCCATTCTTTCCGATGTGCTGACCATGGACCTCCGGTCTGAAAAAGATATGCGCGAGGCAGTCATGGTGGAAGCGCAGCAGATATCCCCATTTGACATGGCGGAAGTCGAACTTGATTATGCCATACTAAGCCGTGATGAAGCTGCCAAGAAGATGAAAGTGCTCATGGTGGTAGCCAAGAACGATATCATCCTTTCCTATATCGATTTTCTCTCGGAGGCCGGGCTCAAACCCACTGTTTTCGATGTCGATCTTTTTGCCCTGAACAATATATGTCACTTGAATTATGATATGGGGAAATATCACTCCGGTATTCTCCTCAACATCGGCTCGGAAAATACTGTAGCCGCTTTTTACCAGAATGGAACATATCATTCGTCCAGGGATATATCCATTGCCGGAATGAATTTCATACGGGAGCTGAAAAATATTCCCGACATGACCAGCGAAAAGTGCTATGGCATCGTTCAGGGGAAAATCACTCAAGACTTGGATCTGGAAGCTGTAACCCACGCTTTGAACAGCTCGAGCAAGGAATTGGCCAATGCGGTGGATGTGGCGCTCTCTTATCTCCAATCTTCCGATGTCATGGAGAAACTCGATGTGGTCCTGCTCTCCGGTGGATATGCCTGGGTGCCGGGATTGATCAATGTACTGGAGATGCGCACCGGCGCCGAAGTCATGGTCATGGACCCATTTGTAAACATACGATATAACGAGAAAACAATGGAGAATGTCGATCTCAAAAGGATCGGCGCTATTCTCTCTGTGGCAATGGGTTTGGCAACCCGTAACAATTAGCCTTGTGTATTGTGCGGAGAGAAGCATGTACATAAAGATCAATCTGCTTCCACAGGAGTTCAGGCCGAGAAAGACTTTGATCGCCTTTGATTACAAGGTGGTCCTGATCTTCCTCATCGTTCTGGCGGCGGCCGGACTGGCAGGGTATTATGTTCACATTAACCGCGCCCTCGCCGGGGAAGTGAAGCAGCTCTCCAATCTTCAGAACCAGCAGGCCATGATCAGGGACACAGTCGAGCTCAAAAATGAGGTCGATGTTCTCAAGAAAAAGATTACCGAGCGTGTGGCAATCATAAAAGAGCTTACCGGCGACAGCGATGTCCGCTTCGATATGCTTAAGCATATCAACAGCATCGTTCCGGAAAACCTGTGGCTATCGAATATCAGCGAGAATGTTCTGAGCGGCCGGATTGTGTTTACCATAGAGGGAATGTCCTACGTGAAAAAAGACATATCCCGGTTTTTGGAAGGACTGGAGAACTACAAGAAATTCAAAAGCGTGGCGCTTGAATCGATCACGCCCTCTCCTCTGGAGACTCAGGACGCCTTTCAATTTATTTTGAACGTGGAGCTTTTGACCAACAAGCCGGCGGCCCCCGCTCCGGGGAAGAAATAGTGACCGGTTTTTTACCGGAGTTAAACTGGCATGGCCATAGATTTTGACATCAAGGATCCGAAAAATCAGCGCTTGTTGGCGACTGTGATGATCGCCGTTGTGGTGATGTACGCCTTTTTCAACTTTGTTATCAAGGTAAAGAGCCAGGAACTGAAAAGCAAGAAAGCAGAGAAGGTCACCCTGCAGCAAAGCCTCAACGATATGCAGCGGAGCCTGCAGACGAAAGTGAAATTGCTGGTGGAAAGGGAATCTCTTCAAACCAAGATGAAAGAGCTGGAGATGATCCTGCCCAGTCATGAGAATATGGCTGCCCTTCTGGACCAATTTTCCCAGGTCGAGAACAATACGAAAGTGTATGTGGTGGGATTCAAGGCCGATGAAACAGTGGAGGGAGGGGGTAAACCCTACCAGGCCAACAAGTATACGATCACCATCGAGGCAGGCTTCCACCAGTTTGCTGCATTCATGAGCGAAATGATGGCATTGCCGCGGATATTGAGTTTTTCGGATATGAAGATCACCACCAATCCCGCGGCAAAAGACAAGACCGCGACGAATGAAGGGCTGGAGGACCAGCCGCGCTCTCTCACCATTGAATGTACGGTCACTTCGTACATATTCAAGACTCTCGGTGAAAGTGAAGCAGGCGCCAAGGACAAGAAGCCATGAGAAATCAGGCAATCGTCTTCTTTATAGCCTTTTTCCTGACTGCGGCGCTTGCAGCGCAGCCTTCGAAGGCTCCGGCAAAAGGAGAGGCGGAAAAAACTGCCCTAAGTCCGGAAAACGGGACAGTTCAGAAATCCCCGTCCTCCGGTGCGAAAGCTTCGGCCCCGGCTCCGGCGGCTGAGAAAGCCGATTCTCTTAATCCGCTCAAGTATTCACGGCCGAGCTATATCTATAATGCCGATGGGAAGCGCGACCCGTTCGGTTCACTGGTCCCGGAGCAGGTGAAGGAGGACCGGAAGATCAAGGGGCTTTTCAACTATGAAAAGTCCACCTTACTGGGTATTGTCAATACTGACAGTTCCCGCTATGCCCTGGTAATAGATGGCGACAAATTCGGCCACGTTTTGCGGGAAGGGGATAAAGTTCTCGGCGGAAATGTGACGCAGATCACTGACGATGTTGTCTATTTTCACCTAGTTAAATATGGCCGTCCAATGACCATCATCATGCGGATGGAAACAGCCAAATCCACCGTTATTTCCAAAGGAGAGGAAGATATTGTTGTCAGGAAACCGGGCATAAACGTATCCTACGAAACCGGTTCGACCTCATCGAGGGCCGTTACCATTGAGAACGTAGTTATTCCTTCTCTGAATACTAAGACAGTGGAAGAAGTCTGGTTCGGAGCAGAAGCAAATAAGCCGGATGAGACAGTCTCGAAAGGAATAAACACCCTGTTCGATCCCCCTGACAATGCTTCGATAGGTCTGCCGCATCTTTTCAAGTGGACAAAATCCCCCGATGATTCTCTTTATACATTGATCATCGGCGGGGACAAAGATTTTACTACCGCTCTTTTGGTTAAGGAAGGACTGAAAACATCTTCCTGCCTTCTGGATGAAAAGTCGCCTCTTCCTTACGAGAGAACGCTTTTTTGGAAAATCATAGTGAGATACACATCCGGGAAGATTGCAAGCTCCCGCAATATACTTTCCTTCAGGATAACGGATTTAAGTGACCGGGGTAAGGACAATGAAAAAAAATAACCTGCTGATGGTATTCTTATTACTCACCGTCCCAATCCTTTCCTCGTATGATTCGGGACGATGTGAGACTACTCGCGATATTTCCCGTATAAAAATCTCGAGTCTGGATTTCGAGAAAGCGGACATCCGGCAGATCATGAAGACCCTGTCCGAAATCGGGAACCGCAACATCATCCTCGACAAGGCGGTGATCGGCGAATGCACCATTTACCTTCGGGATGTAACTTGGCCGGAGGCGCTGGTTGCGGTCATGAAAATGAACGATCTGGTGGCCTATGAGGACCGTGGATTCATCAAAGTCCTCACGAGAACGGACTTTGAAAACCAGCAGAAACTCCTCTTGGAAAAACAGAAGGTGCTGAAGCGTGAGGAACCCCTGAAAGTCCAGGTGATAAGAATCCGTAACTCCAATGCGGCAGATATAAAAAGCACCCTTGATCCCCTTCTGGGAAAACAGGATCAGCCCTCGGTGGACCGCCGGACCAATTCCCTGGTGTTCACTGTGTCTGATTCCAGTTTTACGGTAATCCAGAACATTATCAAGGAATTGGATACCGAGACAAAACAGATATCCATCGAAGTCAAGATGGTCACCGTGGATTCAAATTCTCTGAGCGAGCTGGGCATCAACTGGTCGGCGACAAATAAAAATAACTCTATCAGCCAGAAGACCGTTAGCACGACAGGCAATCTGCTCAACATTTCCGCTTCGGGAACGGTTTCCAATGCAATACTCAACGCCAACCTGGCTTCTCTCATAAACAAAAACAAGGCGGAGGTGGTTTCGCGGCCCCATATCACCACACAGGACAACGAACCGGCCACTATCAGCTCCGGAAGCCAGGTGCCTTACGTCACCTATGACCAGGCGCGCAACACTATCGTTCAGCTTTTCGATGCGTCCACTGCACTCCGGGTCACCCCGCATGTGCTGACCGACGACCGTATTCTGCTCGATGTGGAGGCTGTCCGGAGGACCGCCGAGGGAGTGGGCGTCGGACTAAAAATCACCGAGGAGCAGGCCAAAGTCAAGATGATCACTTCCAACGGTGAAACGGCAGTTATCGGCGGGATGCGCCAGATGCAGGAATCGAAACAGGATCAGGGAATTCCCATTTTGCAGGATATTCCGCTTCTCGGGCAGTTGTTCAAATATACCAAGAGGGAAACAAAAAAGACCGATCTGATTATTTTCATCACCCCCCGTATCGAAGCGCCGATGAGCACCCAGGTTTCGCCTTCCGAACAATGATTCGGAAGCACGGCGCGGGGAAAACTGTTTTTCCGCCGGAGCAGATCATGAGAGAGAAAAGTGGCAATGAATATGCGAAAGCAGGCTGGCTGATTGTTTTTTCCCTTGCGGCCATGATCGTCGCATTCTCCTGCGACCAGACGACCGGCCCCGGCCAGACCACCATTTCAGTGAAAAACAGACTTCGAATCTCTGCGGACAGCATATCTATACCTGCCAATGGCGGTTCAACCCGTGTTTTGGTTCAAGTATATGCCGGAACCGATACCACGAAAACAGTCAGCGGCGTCCGGGTTCAATTCTCGACCAGTCCGACCAATCTCGGATCGATTCAGATACAGAATGATGTCACCGACGCCAACGGGTATGCCCGGGCCACGGTTTACGGCGGCTCAAAAACCGGAAGCATGGGTGTCACTGCCTCGATTGAAAACTTTTCAAACACGCTCTTTATTTCCGTGACCCCCGGGGCCGGACTGGTCTTTTCCAGCCCTTCGGAAATACTTGCCGATGGCTTAACCCAATCAAAAATCACTGCCACCGTAATCGATTCTCTCGGTCAGCCTTCTCCGGGCGCCCTGGTCAAATTTGCCTCAACCGCCGGAACTATTACTTCCCAATCTTATACCGATGACAAGGGGAAGGCGGAGGCGCTTCTCCGGAGCACCGCCTCTATCACCGATATTTCTGCAGTGGTAACCGCCTCGACCGAAGGAATAGGGAAGCCGGCCATTCTGACCGCAAAACCGGCAGAGGTGAAGGTAAAACAGGATGACAATAGTGCCAAACCCGTGGTCATCTCCAACATACTCGGCATTGCCACGGTGGTTTTCAAAGGTATCACGGTATCCGGTACGGTCGGTAAAACAACGGTGTTTGCCAATAACGCAGATTCCACCCTGGTGAATGTGACGGTAAAAGAAACCACCTCCGGCGCCCCGGTGCCGAAAGCCCATCTCACCTTCACTTCCAGTCTTGGTATCCTGCGCGCAAAAGAGGCGGACACCGACAACACCGGAAACGCCAAGGTGATTTTCTTCGGTTCCAATGTATCGGGAACGGCTGTTCTTACCGCCGCTTATGCTCCGGTGCTCACCTATACCACGGAAATATCCCTGACCAAGCAGCTCTATATGGACCTGATGAGCAGTCCCTCTTCGCTTTCGGCCAACGGAACGGATGTGGCTAATATCAAGGCTCAGATCACCGACGCCGATGGGAACCCCATCCAGGGTGAGAAAGTATATTTTTCCACCACTCTCGGAACAATTCTGCCTTCCGCTGTGACCGACCTCTGGGGAAATGCTTCAGTCAGCCTGAAAAGCCCCCGTCAGAATGGCAGAGCCGAGGTTCATGCGAAATATAAAACCATCGAGAAAGTTACCTACGTGCAGTTTACCGGAGCCGATGTAAAAGTCCAGGCCACTCCGATGATCCTGGTAGCAAACAATTCAGATCGCTCCACTCTCAGTATCAGCATGACCGATGCTTCGGGCTCCCCGGTTGTAGGCAGTCTGGTGAATCTTTCCACCGCTAAGGGTACTCTCATTTCCGAAGACGGGAAA from the Candidatus Latescibacter sp. genome contains:
- a CDS encoding aminotransferase class V-fold PLP-dependent enzyme codes for the protein MAEIYMDNAAGTRLLPEVFDAMLPYFGMEFGNPSSIHPKGGTPREALDKAREQVAALIEAAPAEIYFTSCGSESNNMALKGCVWANEKKGRHIVVSAIEHQSVLNAARSLSRMGWEVTTVGVDSKGFADPDAVASAIRNDTVLVSVMQASNEIGVIEPIREIAALVKEKGAFFHTDAIQTAGTIPVSVKDLGVDMLSLAANAFYGPKGAGALYIRKGVRTYSLIDGGIQERGRRAGTENVPAIAGMGRAAELAMRHMPNRIAATTRLRDRLTFGLEASIPKLVINGDRAMRLPGNVHISVEAVEGESMLFSLAAKGILAASGSSCADKALKSSHVLNAIGLDHALANASVLFTLGFENTESEVENVIEVLPPLVARLRSMSPLWSG
- a CDS encoding type IV pilus twitching motility protein PilT, encoding MAQIDKLFYLLKEKKGSDLHISVGAPPLIRIAGDLTPVTNAILPQAETKKLLYEIMSENQQERFEERMELDFAYAISGLARFRCNIFLQQRGIAAVFRIIPEEILSVEQLKIPPQIINFAKLHRGLILCTGPTGSGKSTTLAALVDYVNQNRQEHIITVEDPIEFVHLNKKCLVNQRELGAHTESFAAALKSALREDPDVILVGEMRDLETIQLALTAAETGHLVFGTLHTSSAAKTIDRIIDVFPSGQQGQVRSMLSESLKGVMAQTLMKKIGGGRIAAIEIMIGNPAIGNLIREEKTFQINSVLQTSKAEGMQTLDMALYDLCQKKLITVNDSIDYAADKKAMRAQLGQK
- the pilM gene encoding type IV pilus assembly protein PilM; this translates as MQLYRRETSAIGLDIGSSMIKAAKMTLRGKRYYFENYALEPVEEGVIQSGEIKNPSSLAQSALKAVRKCDPHMKEVVIALPNSSILSDVLTMDLRSEKDMREAVMVEAQQISPFDMAEVELDYAILSRDEAAKKMKVLMVVAKNDIILSYIDFLSEAGLKPTVFDVDLFALNNICHLNYDMGKYHSGILLNIGSENTVAAFYQNGTYHSSRDISIAGMNFIRELKNIPDMTSEKCYGIVQGKITQDLDLEAVTHALNSSSKELANAVDVALSYLQSSDVMEKLDVVLLSGGYAWVPGLINVLEMRTGAEVMVMDPFVNIRYNEKTMENVDLKRIGAILSVAMGLATRNN
- a CDS encoding PilN domain-containing protein; translation: MYIKINLLPQEFRPRKTLIAFDYKVVLIFLIVLAAAGLAGYYVHINRALAGEVKQLSNLQNQQAMIRDTVELKNEVDVLKKKITERVAIIKELTGDSDVRFDMLKHINSIVPENLWLSNISENVLSGRIVFTIEGMSYVKKDISRFLEGLENYKKFKSVALESITPSPLETQDAFQFILNVELLTNKPAAPAPGKK
- the pilO gene encoding type 4a pilus biogenesis protein PilO, yielding MAIDFDIKDPKNQRLLATVMIAVVVMYAFFNFVIKVKSQELKSKKAEKVTLQQSLNDMQRSLQTKVKLLVERESLQTKMKELEMILPSHENMAALLDQFSQVENNTKVYVVGFKADETVEGGGKPYQANKYTITIEAGFHQFAAFMSEMMALPRILSFSDMKITTNPAAKDKTATNEGLEDQPRSLTIECTVTSYIFKTLGESEAGAKDKKP
- a CDS encoding secretin N-terminal domain-containing protein is translated as MKKNNLLMVFLLLTVPILSSYDSGRCETTRDISRIKISSLDFEKADIRQIMKTLSEIGNRNIILDKAVIGECTIYLRDVTWPEALVAVMKMNDLVAYEDRGFIKVLTRTDFENQQKLLLEKQKVLKREEPLKVQVIRIRNSNAADIKSTLDPLLGKQDQPSVDRRTNSLVFTVSDSSFTVIQNIIKELDTETKQISIEVKMVTVDSNSLSELGINWSATNKNNSISQKTVSTTGNLLNISASGTVSNAILNANLASLINKNKAEVVSRPHITTQDNEPATISSGSQVPYVTYDQARNTIVQLFDASTALRVTPHVLTDDRILLDVEAVRRTAEGVGVGLKITEEQAKVKMITSNGETAVIGGMRQMQESKQDQGIPILQDIPLLGQLFKYTKRETKKTDLIIFITPRIEAPMSTQVSPSEQ